One window of Quercus robur chromosome 5, dhQueRobu3.1, whole genome shotgun sequence genomic DNA carries:
- the LOC126727393 gene encoding equilibrative nucleotide transporter 3-like, giving the protein MTIAVETEAPTRLEGKHRAMVVCFFLGFGSLVSWNSMLTIGDYYYQLFPKYHPSRVLTIVYQPFTLGTMAILAYNESKINTRKRNIFGYTLFFASSLLVLVLDLATSGEGGIGPFIGICVLSACFGVADAHVQGGMLGDLSFMCPEFIQSFLGGLAASGALASGLRLLTKVSFEKTHSGLRKGAILFLAISTFFEFLCILLYAIVFAKLPIVKYYRSKAASEGSKTVSSDLAAAGIQTNSNQGDEDDVKQLERLGNKQLFFQNIDYAIGLFLIYVLTLSIFPGFLYENTGTHGLGSWYSPVLIAMYNVGDLISRYIPLIKSLKLESRKGLMIAILSRFLFIPAFYFCAKYGDKGWMILLTSLLGVSNGYLNVCVLTVAPKGYKGPEQNALGNLLVLCLKCGLFAGVALDWLWLISKGRF; this is encoded by the exons GGAAAGCATAGAGCAATGGTAGTTTGTTTCTTTCTCGGGTTTGGGTCTCTTGTGTCATGGAATAGTATGCTGACAATTGGAGATTACTATTATCAATTGTTCCCG AAATACCATCCTTCAAGGGTACTTACGATTGTTTATCAACCATTCACACTTGGAACAATGGCGATACTAGCATACAATGAATCAAAGATTAATACTAGGAAGCGCAACATATTTGGATACACTCTTTTCTTTGCAAGCAGTTTGTTAGTCTTAGTT TTAGATTTGGCCACATCAGGGGAAGGTGGAATTGGACCTTTTATTGGTATATGCGTGCTTTCTGCTTGTTTTGGAGTTGCAGATGCCCATGTTCAAGGTGGAATGCTTGGAGACTTGTCTTTCATGTGCCCTGAATTCATTCAG TCTTTCCTTGGTGGTCTAGCTGCATCAGGGGCTCTGGCCTCTGGTTTAAGGCTACTCACAAAAGTATCCTTTGAGAAAACTCATAGTGGGCTTCGCAAGGGGGCTA TACTGTTCCTTGCAATTTCCACATTCTTTGAGTTTCTGTGTATTCTGCTCTATGCAATTGTCTTCGCTAAACTGCCAATAGTGAAGTACTATCGCTCAAAGGCAGCATCGGAAGGATCAAAAACTGTATCATCTGACCTTGCTGCTGCTGGCATCCAAACAAACTCTAACCAAGGA GATGAAGATGACGTAAAACAACTAGAGCGCCTGGGCAATAAGCAATTGTTCTTTCAGAATATAGATTATGCAATTGGCCTATTTCTGATTTATGTGTTAACACTGTCAATTTTCCCCGGCTTCTTGTATGAAAATACTGGAACACATGGGCTAGGCTCATG GTATTCACCTGTTCTGATTGCAATGTACAATGTCGGGGATCTGATATCAAGATACATTCCTCTCATCAAAAGCCTGAAGTTAGAATCAAGGAAGGGCCTTATGATCGCAATTCTTTCTCGTTTCTTATTTATCCCAGCGTTCTACTTTTGCGCAAAATATGGTGATAAGGGATGGATGATCCTGCTGACATCCTTATTGGGAGTATCTAATGGCTACCTTAATGTCTGTGTCCTTACAGTGGCACCCAAAGGTTACAAG GGACCTGAGCAAAATGCTTTGGGCAATTTGCTTGTGTTGTGTCTTAAATGTGGTTTATTTGCAGGAGTAGCTCTTGATTGGTTGTGGCTCATAAGTAAAGGAAGGTTTTAG